The following are encoded in a window of Phaseolus vulgaris cultivar G19833 chromosome 3, P. vulgaris v2.0, whole genome shotgun sequence genomic DNA:
- the LOC137808363 gene encoding BTB/POZ domain-containing protein At3g50780-like, giving the protein MAGIRLTRMEQGQTKIKNVPIAVTPEGFWCCPSPVVFQKSLKAQNPLNKPKPSSPPPKSSVKKKPVSVPVYERRTVTAADAPSRLVLSDDQQCATAPERPPPPTSSMAAAERGPRPKIESLPKKVAIEFGEPGTCDMKVILLGKQGFCVKLSVHRNVLTEKSSFFSEKLSEQSGLSCLQIGECEDVEIYVETVGLMYCKEMKQRLMKQSVSRILRILKVAEFLGFISCIQSCLEFLEAVPWVGEEDEEKVVSTVLQLQAEGIGVNPVLKRVSADISNVPKDTLSHIIDLVLKSNEERSRREMKSIVLKLLRENNSLPSYARTTDICNDTIYRSCRTCLDSLLELFKQAAEPSEDRDPLAKSIALEADNLTWLLEILVDKQAADEFALMWANQQELAVLHAKLPTVSRYCVSCLSGRLYVGIGRGELLPSKDTRRLLLQTWLQPLMNDYNWLQHGCRSFDRKLVEEGIGRTILTLPLEDQQSILLSWCGSFLKTGDSCPNLQRAFEVWWRRTFIRPYVENLGKVAVSDSSKFAEGEKETRMKEQENY; this is encoded by the exons ATGGCAGGAATTAGGCTTACCAGGATGGAGCAAGGCCAAACCAAGATAAAAAATGTTCCAATAGCTGTGACCCCAGAAGGGTTTTGGTGCTGCCCTTCTCCTGTGGTGTTTCAGAAAAGCCTCAAGGCTCAGAATCCTCTCAATAAGCCCAAACCCTCTTCACCCCCACCAAAAAGCAGTGTTAAGAAAAAGCCCGTGTCTGTGCCAGTGTATGAGAGGAGAACTGTTACAGCTGCAgatgccccttcaagattggtGCTTTCTGATGATCAGCAATGTGCAACTGCTCCAGAAAGACCTCCTCCACCTACTTCATCTATGGCTGCTGCAGAAAGGGGACCCAGGCCAAAGATTGAATCTTTGCCAAAGAAGGTTGCTATTGAGTTTGGTGAACCTGGAACTTGTGATATGAAAGTGATTTTGCTTGGGAAGCAGGGATTTTGTGTTAAGTTAAGTGTGCACAGGAATGTTCTGACTGAGAAGAGTAGCTTCTTCTCTGAAAAACTATCTGAACAATCGGGTCTGTCTTGTCTCCAAATCGGTGAATGTGAGGATGTTGAGATATATGTTGAAACTGTTGGTCTTATGTACTGCAAGGAGATGAAGCAGCGGCTTATGAAGCAAAGTGTTTCTCGCATTCTTCGAATACTTAAG GTAGCAGAATTCCTTGGCTTCATCTCATGCATCCAATCATGTTTGGAGTTCTTGGAAGCAGTCCCTTGGGTTGGAGAAGAAGACGAAGAAAAGGTGGTGTCAACTGTGCTACAACTCCAAGCAGAAGGAATTGGAGTCAACCCTGTGCTGAAACGAGTTTCAGCTGACATTTCTAATGTCCCAAAAGACACTCTTTCCCACATCATCGACCTTGTTCTGAAAAGCAACGAGGAAAGAAGCCGCCGAGAGATGAAATCCATTGTTCTAAAGCTCCTCAGGGAGAACAACAGTCTTCCAAGCTATGCGCGTACAACCGACATATGCAATGACACCATTTACAGATCATGCAGAACCTGCTTGGACTCATTACTAGAACTGTTCAAGCAGGCTGCAGAACCCAGTGAGGACCGAGATCCTCTAGCAAAGAGCATAGCTCTTGAAGCTGATAACTTAACGTGGTTGCTTGAGATTTTAGTTGACAAACAAGCTGCTGATGAGTTTGCACTGATGTGGGCAAACCAACAAGAACTGGCTGTGTTACATGCAAAGCTGCCAACGGTGTCACGCTACTGTGTTAGCTGCCTTTCTGGGAGACTCTATGTTGGCATTGGGAGAGGGGAGTTGCTTCCATCGAAGGACACTCGCAGGTTGTTGCTACAAACATGGCTGCAACCTCTGATGAATGACTACAACTGGCTGCAGCATGGATGCAGGTCATTTGATAGGAAACTTGTGGAAGAAGGAATTGGGAGGACTATTCTCACCTTGCCTCTGGAGGATCAACAGAGCATTTTGCTTTCATGGTGTGGGAGTTTCTTGAAAACTGGTGATAGCTGTCCCAATCTTCAAAGGGCATTTGAGGTGTGGTGGAGGAGAACTTTCATTAGGCCTTATGTGGAGAACCTAGGTAAGGTTGCTGTGTCAGATAGTTCAAAATTTGCAGAAGGAGAGAAGGAGACTCGAATGAAGGAACAAGAGAATTACTGA